The Candidozyma auris chromosome 1, complete sequence genome includes a region encoding these proteins:
- the TAF60 gene encoding Taf60p: protein MDSAAKIPLSHTLWSPHDTVKDAAELLGITLPDDAAKNLAMDVEYRIHEILETAIKFMRHSKRKLLSTSDINHALKVLNIEPLFGYDQSQPLVYKEALSGAGGQTLYYIDDNEIEFEKLINQELPRVPRQTTFTAHWLAIEGVQPMIPQNPLASEIKSLPSVVRGATSSVYGNDLLSSSGSNSGSSEDSKDPNTRQKTKKGDKDVEVKPLVKHTLSKELQLYFNKIVEVLISTEPEKETFKDAALNSLRTDPGLHQLVPYFIQFVAEQVTNQLRNIELLITLLEVISALCDNKTLFLDPYVHALVPCILTLLLAKRVGPPVPENADDDAVLEIIKGQFAVRQFASLLLQHIIDSFGSSYSTLKPRVTRTFLRALLDSSKPLGTHYGALLGIEKLGTEVIRLVLVGNVKMWYKQVIENDKKRTVETNILKEKVIEVLEKLKIEDTPSKDASAMDVDSQDPSDTVKEKLKERIGEPLANDLLKRPDAKSICRGIFIGEANIEI from the coding sequence GGATGCTGCTGAACTATTGGGTATCACACTTCCAGATGATGCCGCGAAGAACTTGGCGATGGATGTAGAGTATAGAATCCATGAGATTCTTGAGACTGCAATCAAGTTCATGCGTCATTCGAAGagaaagcttctttccACGAGTGACATAAATCATGCCCTAAAAGTCTTGAACATAGAGCCTCTCTTTGGCTATGATCAGTCTCAGCCGTTGGTGTATAAAGAAGCTCTTTCTGGCGCAGGTGGGCAAACGTTATATTATATCGACGATAACGAAATAgagtttgaaaaattgataAACCAAGAGCTTCCGAGAGTTCCCAGACAAACCACCTTCACCGCTCATTGGTTGGCAATTGAGGGCGTGCAGCCTATGATTCCACAGAATCCATTGGCctcagaaatcaaaagcTTGCCCTCTGTTGTGAGAGGCGCAACATCATCGGTGTACGGTAATGATTTGCTACTGTCATCGGGACTGAATTCTGGCTCTTCTGAGGACTCCAAGGATCCTAATACCAGacagaaaacaaagaaggGTGACAAGGATGTGGAAGTTAAACCCCTCGTTAAACATAcgctttccaaagagcttcagctttacttcaacaaaattgtTGAGGTACTCATATCCACAGAACCAGAAAAGGAGACTTTTAAGGATGCAGCGTTGAACTCTCTACGTACTGATCCCGGTTTGCACCAACTCGTACCATACTTCATTCAATTCGTTGCAGAACAAGTGACAAATCAATTAAGAAACATTGAGCTATTGATTACTTTGCTAGAGGTAATCTCCGCCTTGTGTGATAATAAAACTTTGTTCTTAGACCCTTACGTCCATGCGCTCGTGCCCTGCATTCTCACCCTCTTGCTAGCCAAAAGGGTCGGACCGCCAGTTCCTGAAAACGCTGATGACGATGCAGTTCTTGAAATAATCAAGGGACAATTTGCTGTGAGACAATTTGCGTCCCTTCTTTTACAGCACATAATCGACTCTTTTGGCTCCTCATACTCCACACTCAAACCTCGTGTAACCCGTACATTCTTGAGGGCTTTGTTGgattcttcaaaacctttGGGAACGCACTACGGCGCTCTTCTTGGCATAGAGAAGTTAGGTACGGAAGTTATAAGACTTGTGTTGGTGGGAAATGTAAAAATGTGGTACAAACAAGTGATAGAGAACGACAAGAAACGGACTGTTGAGACTAACATCCTCAAGGAAAAGGTCATTgaggtgttggagaagttgaagatcgaGGACACACCTCTGAAAGATGCGAGTGCCATGGATGTCGATTCTCAAGATCCAAGCGACACGGTCAAGGAGAAATTAAAAGAAAGAATCGGAGAGCCATTGGCAAACGATCTTCTTAAAAGACCTGATGCAAAGAGTATTTGTCGGGGGATTTTTATTGGTGAAGCGAATATTGAAATATAA